A genomic window from Streptomyces sp. NBC_01429 includes:
- a CDS encoding NDP-sugar synthase codes for MTEAILLVGGKGTRLRPLTVRTPKPMVPAAGVPFLTHQLARARAAGVEHVVLATSYLAEVFEPYFGDGSALGLSLEYVTERDPLGTGGAIRNVASRLRSGPDDPVLVFNGDILTGLDIRALVATHSASGADVSLHLTRVADPRAFGLVPTDADGRVTAFLEKPQTPEEIVTDQINAGAYVFRRSVIDSIPGDRPVSVERETFPGLLAAGAHLQGMVDSTYWLDLGTPAAFVRGSADLVLGRAPSPAVPGRCGDRLTLPGASVADDAKLTEGTVVGASAVIGAGARIAGSAVLDGAVVEPGTVITDSLIGAGARIGARTVVTGAVVGDGATVGPDNELREGVRVWCDAVLGAGAVRFSSDA; via the coding sequence TTGACAGAAGCGATCCTCCTGGTCGGAGGCAAGGGCACCAGGCTCAGGCCCCTGACCGTGCGCACGCCCAAGCCCATGGTCCCGGCGGCCGGCGTCCCGTTCCTCACGCACCAGCTGGCGCGTGCGCGGGCGGCGGGGGTCGAGCACGTCGTGCTCGCGACCTCGTACCTCGCCGAGGTCTTCGAGCCGTACTTCGGGGACGGCTCGGCCCTCGGGCTGAGCCTGGAGTACGTGACCGAGCGCGATCCGCTCGGCACGGGCGGCGCCATCAGAAACGTCGCCTCGCGGCTGCGCTCCGGACCCGACGACCCCGTACTGGTCTTCAACGGCGACATCCTGACAGGTCTCGACATCCGGGCGCTCGTCGCGACGCACAGCGCGTCGGGGGCCGACGTCTCGCTCCATCTGACCCGCGTCGCCGACCCGCGCGCGTTCGGACTCGTGCCCACCGACGCGGACGGGCGGGTGACGGCGTTCCTGGAGAAGCCGCAGACCCCCGAGGAGATCGTCACGGACCAGATCAACGCCGGGGCGTACGTGTTCCGGCGCTCGGTCATCGACTCCATACCCGGGGACCGGCCGGTCTCCGTGGAGCGCGAGACGTTCCCCGGGCTGCTGGCCGCCGGCGCCCATCTCCAGGGCATGGTCGACTCCACGTACTGGCTGGACCTCGGCACCCCGGCAGCCTTCGTGCGCGGCTCCGCCGATCTCGTCCTCGGCCGCGCCCCGTCCCCGGCGGTGCCCGGCCGCTGCGGCGACCGGCTGACCCTGCCGGGCGCCTCCGTCGCCGACGACGCCAAACTCACCGAGGGCACGGTGGTCGGCGCCTCCGCCGTGATCGGCGCGGGCGCCCGGATCGCGGGCAGCGCCGTCCTGGACGGCGCGGTCGTCGAGCCCGGCACGGTGATCACCGACTCGCTGATCGGCGCGGGCGCGCGGATCGGCGCCCGTACGGTCGTGACGGGCGCGGTCGTCGGCGACGGCGCGACGGTCGGCCCGGACAACGAACTGCGCGAGGGCGTCCGCGTGTGGTGCGACGCGGTGCTGGGGGCGGGGGCGGTGCGGTTCTCCTCGGACGCGTAG
- a CDS encoding WhiB family transcriptional regulator: MTELFQQLLVEDADEELGWQERALCAQTDPESFFPEKGGSTREAKKVCLACEVRSECLEYALANDERFGIWGGLSERERRRLKKAAI; this comes from the coding sequence ATGACCGAGCTGTTCCAACAACTGCTGGTCGAGGACGCGGACGAGGAACTCGGCTGGCAGGAGCGCGCCTTGTGCGCCCAGACCGATCCCGAGTCCTTCTTCCCCGAAAAGGGCGGTTCGACCCGCGAGGCCAAGAAGGTCTGCCTCGCCTGCGAGGTCCGCTCCGAATGCCTTGAGTACGCCCTTGCCAACGACGAGAGATTCGGCATCTGGGGCGGGCTTTCCGAGCGCGAGCGGCGCCGGCTCAAGAAGGCCGCGATCTGA
- a CDS encoding peptidoglycan recognition protein family protein, with the protein MRAYLATSIGVTCTAALLLPTSQPSDALAAPHTAAASSTAEPHHRAGAAAVPGSTESLPLTALGDRRSSGAAEQGVARRDVRPFSMLGVIWDDADAEFHGTVQVRTRATATHVWSDWQDLETHNQEHGADPGTQERDSGTVHGSTAPLWVGGSDGVELRVRAIQEDGETGPARGLLPRGLRLELIDPGEEPGEETPEAGGTDVGGKGSTGEESGAADPGATGSLAEGERAPAIPMSLEESASSTANEGLATLGAREIPALTKAESEAEVTDAAAKQYAAPRPRIVTRKGWGADESLREKRFGYTSTVKAAFVHHSATGNNYTCKQAPSVLRSIYRYHVKSSGWRDFGYNFAIDKCGNIYEGRAGGVARPVLGAHTLGFNTNTMGIAVLGTYSGTNPPAAATTAVAQLTAWKLGLHRVNPKGKVTLTSGGSGKYSKGTRVSMNTISGHRDGFATECPGSRLYSRLGTVRTTAARYQGR; encoded by the coding sequence GCCGCCCTGCTCCTCCCTACGTCGCAGCCGTCGGACGCGCTCGCCGCACCGCACACGGCGGCGGCGTCCTCCACCGCGGAGCCGCACCACCGGGCGGGCGCGGCGGCCGTGCCGGGCTCCACCGAGTCCCTCCCGCTCACCGCCCTCGGCGACCGGCGCTCGTCCGGCGCCGCTGAACAGGGCGTGGCCCGCCGTGACGTCCGGCCCTTCTCGATGCTCGGTGTCATCTGGGACGACGCCGACGCCGAGTTCCACGGCACCGTCCAGGTCCGGACCCGCGCCACCGCCACCCACGTCTGGTCCGACTGGCAGGACCTGGAGACCCACAACCAGGAACACGGCGCCGACCCCGGCACCCAGGAGCGCGACTCGGGCACCGTGCACGGCTCCACCGCCCCGCTCTGGGTCGGCGGCTCGGACGGCGTCGAACTGCGCGTACGGGCCATCCAGGAGGACGGCGAGACGGGCCCGGCCCGCGGGCTGCTCCCGCGGGGGCTGCGGCTGGAGCTGATCGACCCGGGGGAGGAGCCGGGCGAGGAGACGCCGGAAGCCGGCGGTACGGATGTCGGCGGCAAGGGCAGCACCGGCGAGGAGAGCGGCGCCGCGGACCCGGGCGCGACCGGCTCCCTCGCCGAGGGCGAGCGCGCCCCCGCCATCCCCATGTCCCTGGAGGAATCGGCCAGTTCGACCGCGAACGAGGGCCTCGCCACCCTGGGCGCCCGCGAGATCCCGGCCCTCACCAAAGCGGAGTCCGAGGCCGAGGTCACCGACGCCGCCGCCAAGCAGTACGCGGCGCCGCGCCCGCGCATCGTCACGCGCAAGGGCTGGGGCGCGGACGAGTCGCTGCGGGAGAAGCGGTTCGGCTACACCAGCACGGTCAAGGCCGCCTTCGTCCACCACAGCGCCACCGGCAACAACTACACCTGCAAGCAGGCGCCCTCCGTCCTGCGCAGTATCTACCGCTACCACGTCAAGAGCAGCGGCTGGCGCGACTTCGGCTACAACTTCGCCATCGACAAGTGCGGAAACATCTACGAAGGGCGCGCCGGGGGCGTGGCGAGACCCGTACTGGGCGCCCACACGCTCGGTTTCAACACGAACACCATGGGCATCGCCGTCCTCGGAACGTACAGCGGTACGAACCCGCCGGCGGCGGCCACCACCGCCGTCGCGCAGCTCACCGCGTGGAAGCTCGGGCTGCACCGCGTCAACCCGAAGGGCAAGGTCACACTGACCTCCGGGGGAAGCGGGAAGTACTCCAAGGGAACCAGGGTCAGCATGAACACCATCTCCGGGCACAGGGACGGATTCGCCACCGAATGCCCGGGGAGCCGTCTCTACAGCAGGCTCGGCACCGTCCGCACCACCGCGGCCCGCTACCAGGGCCGTTGA
- the cofD gene encoding 2-phospho-L-lactate transferase, which translates to MRIVVLAGGIGGARFLRGLKQAAPDADVTVIGNTGDDIHLFGLKVCPDLDTVMYTLGGGINEEQGWGRTDETFQVKSELAAYGVGPEWFGLGDRDFATHIVRTQMLGAGYPLSAVTEALCDRWNPGVRLLPMSDDRVETHVAIDVDGERQAVHFQEYWVRMRAAVEAHAIVPVGAEQAKPAPGVLEAIGAADVILFPPSNPVVSIGTILAVPGIREAIAEAGVPVVGLSPIVGDAPVRGMADKVLAAIGVEATASAVALHYGSGLLDGWLVDTVDAAAVPSVESAGIRSRAVPLMMTDVAATAAMAREALALAEEVRA; encoded by the coding sequence ATGCGCATTGTGGTTCTGGCCGGCGGTATCGGCGGCGCCCGTTTCCTCCGCGGCCTCAAGCAGGCCGCGCCTGACGCGGACGTCACGGTGATCGGCAACACCGGTGACGACATCCATCTGTTCGGGCTGAAAGTCTGTCCCGACCTCGACACGGTGATGTACACCCTGGGCGGTGGCATCAATGAGGAGCAGGGCTGGGGACGTACGGACGAGACGTTCCAGGTCAAGAGCGAACTCGCGGCCTACGGCGTGGGGCCCGAGTGGTTCGGCCTCGGTGACCGCGACTTCGCCACCCATATCGTCCGTACGCAGATGCTCGGCGCCGGCTACCCGCTGAGCGCCGTCACCGAGGCGCTCTGCGACCGCTGGAATCCCGGCGTACGGCTGCTGCCGATGTCCGACGACCGCGTCGAGACGCATGTGGCGATCGACGTGGACGGTGAGCGCCAGGCCGTGCACTTCCAGGAGTACTGGGTACGGATGCGGGCGGCCGTGGAGGCGCACGCGATCGTCCCGGTCGGCGCCGAGCAGGCCAAGCCGGCGCCCGGCGTGCTGGAGGCCATCGGCGCCGCCGACGTCATCCTCTTCCCGCCGTCCAACCCGGTGGTCAGCATCGGCACGATCCTGGCCGTCCCCGGCATCCGCGAGGCCATCGCCGAGGCGGGCGTCCCGGTGGTCGGGCTCTCCCCCATCGTCGGGGACGCGCCCGTGCGCGGGATGGCCGACAAGGTGCTCGCCGCGATCGGCGTCGAGGCCACGGCCTCGGCGGTCGCGCTGCACTACGGGTCCGGGCTGCTCGACGGCTGGCTGGTCGACACCGTGGACGCCGCCGCCGTGCCCTCCGTCGAGAGCGCGGGCATCCGCAGCCGCGCGGTCCCGCTGATGATGACGGACGTGGCGGCCACGGCCGCGATGGCCCGCGAGGCGCTGGCCCTGGCCGAGGAGGTACGGGCATGA
- a CDS encoding DNA-3-methyladenine glycosylase family protein, which yields MAGRFAPRSAPDRSAHGASVPRPRGLTRRWTPPDGPYDLGLVLGPLRRGPGDPTFRAGADGAVRRACRTPEGAGTLLVERRGGDVAAEAWGPGAEWLLEQLPELLGATDDPAALTPRHRVVAQALRRRPGLRLCRTGLVLESLIPSVLEQKVTTIEAYRAWRLLVRGYGEPAPGPAGEGLYVMPDPRTWALIPSWEWHKAGVDSKRSATILRAVRVARRMEEAAAMAPERAAARLELIPGIGPWTAAEVVQRANGAPDAVTVGDLHLPGIVGHALADDRDADDAAMLELLAPYEGQRHRAVRLILLSGRTPARRAPRMEIRNIARL from the coding sequence GTGGCCGGCCGTTTCGCTCCCCGTTCCGCCCCCGACAGATCCGCGCACGGCGCAAGCGTGCCGCGGCCCCGGGGGCTCACCCGGCGCTGGACGCCGCCGGACGGCCCGTACGACCTCGGGCTCGTACTGGGCCCGCTGCGCCGGGGGCCCGGTGACCCGACGTTCCGGGCCGGGGCGGACGGGGCGGTACGACGGGCCTGCCGGACGCCCGAGGGGGCCGGGACGCTGCTGGTCGAGAGGCGCGGCGGCGACGTGGCCGCCGAGGCGTGGGGGCCGGGGGCCGAGTGGCTGCTCGAACAGCTGCCGGAGCTGCTCGGCGCCACCGACGACCCGGCCGCCCTCACCCCGCGTCACCGCGTCGTCGCGCAGGCGCTGCGGCGTCGGCCCGGACTGCGGCTGTGCCGGACCGGACTCGTCCTGGAGTCGCTGATTCCGTCGGTCCTGGAGCAGAAGGTCACGACGATCGAGGCGTACCGCGCCTGGCGGCTGCTGGTACGCGGGTACGGCGAGCCCGCGCCGGGACCGGCCGGCGAGGGGCTGTACGTGATGCCCGACCCCAGGACATGGGCGCTGATCCCGTCCTGGGAGTGGCACAAGGCGGGCGTCGACTCCAAGCGCTCGGCCACGATCCTGCGCGCCGTCCGCGTCGCGCGCCGGATGGAGGAGGCGGCGGCGATGGCGCCGGAGCGGGCCGCCGCCCGGCTGGAGCTGATCCCCGGGATCGGGCCGTGGACCGCCGCCGAGGTCGTCCAGCGGGCCAACGGCGCCCCCGACGCCGTCACCGTCGGCGATCTCCATCTGCCCGGCATCGTCGGGCACGCGCTCGCGGACGACCGGGACGCGGACGACGCGGCGATGCTGGAACTCCTCGCCCCCTACGAGGGCCAGCGGCACCGCGCCGTCCGGCTCATCCTGCTCAGCGGCCGGACCCCGGCCCGGCGCGCGCCCCGGATGGAGATCCGGAACATCGCGCGCCTCTGA
- a CDS encoding glycosyltransferase family 2 protein yields MSPTTAAFVPATAPEFPRHVVTAVLVSHDGARWLPDALAGLLGQERPVQNVMAADTGSADESAQLLTEALGDDHVLHLARRSGFGTAVDEAARIAGVLTPDELPYLKRPGGWDPVTKTWQDENYSLPELPHGEPVQWLWLLHDDCAPAPDALAELLRVADSDEYAAVVGPKLRGWYDRKQLLEVGVSIANSGRRWTGLDRREQDQGQHDQVRTVLSVSSAGMLIRRDVWDELGGFDRALPLMRDDVDLCWRVHAAGHRVLIAPDAVLRHAEASARERRTVDCAGRSVVNPHRVDKAGAAYTMLVNARAAVLPYVLFRLVIGTLLRTLAYLVGKAPGQAIDEVMGLFGTLLRPGRIVSGRKERGKGVVEAAELRPLFPPAGATIRVTVEQVAASLGGDSDSDTGGSRHGAVESGPGGDDADFMEVEQFARLKKLVHKPGPVLFAVLLLVSVIACRGLFGGGALAGGALLPAPADVSDLWSRYADGWHPVGTGLTDTAPPYLAVLAALSALFLGSTGFALTLLLVCSVPLAGITAYFASRPLVPSRLLRAWASVAYAFLPAATGALATGRLGTAVLAVLLPLIARAAVSAYGMREGAHGESRGSWRATWAYAFLLTFAMAFTPVVWPVAVVLAVGVLALRRTDLKAYAPRVLAALGTPILMLAPWSLSLLSDPGALFREAGLEFGTGSASALDLLGISPGGPKAAGGILMLGIVLAALAALLRAERQFAIRTAWAAALVALVFAVLSNNSGWAGPATLLYGLALIAAAVLGADGARIRVAEQSFGWRQPVAVLIAAAAGLGPLIVALGWMIGGAAGPLERRDPVQVPAFVAEESVTRDQPRTLVLGGTSAAEVSYSLVRGSGARLGDAELTASGGGDERLDKIVANLVAGSGADQTDHLSGFAIRYVLVRDGVPRQTGRVLDATPGLTRLSQLDGSALWRVDRQISRATIVDGKGEGEPLAVASAPVEAHTKIPAGASGRILRIADRAADGWQATLDGKVLTKKTVDGWAQGFELPAEGGRLDLTYEDTFTHTVWIWTQIALAVVLLVLALPGRRREIDDDLPEEELDIPEQQGSGEGRRARRLRAAAEAAAAETEAEAARDTEGDGAPQAAPAPSRTPESAQAPEYDTGQQAPVPPPPPVAPGAPEEGYGAVPRQPAYDEWDPRTYAGADYPQQAQQAQQAQQAQQAQQAQQAQQAQQTPQAQQYGEGQYQQPYQQQQYAADPYQQGDYQQGDYPQGEYQQGQYQAGAPYQQDGQQQYDAPSYDPYGYAQQPPYPDGPENEPRQRPDGSSNQ; encoded by the coding sequence ATGTCCCCCACCACAGCCGCGTTCGTTCCCGCCACCGCCCCCGAGTTCCCCCGGCACGTCGTGACCGCGGTGCTCGTCTCCCATGACGGCGCGCGCTGGCTGCCCGACGCCCTCGCCGGGCTGCTGGGCCAGGAACGCCCCGTACAGAACGTCATGGCAGCCGACACCGGCAGCGCCGACGAATCCGCCCAACTGCTCACCGAGGCGCTCGGCGACGACCATGTGCTGCATCTCGCCCGCAGGTCCGGCTTCGGCACGGCGGTCGACGAGGCCGCCCGGATCGCCGGGGTGCTCACGCCCGACGAACTGCCGTACCTGAAGCGGCCGGGCGGCTGGGACCCGGTCACCAAGACCTGGCAGGACGAGAACTACAGCCTCCCCGAACTGCCGCACGGCGAACCGGTGCAGTGGCTGTGGCTCCTCCACGACGACTGCGCGCCCGCCCCCGACGCGCTGGCCGAACTGCTGCGCGTCGCCGACTCCGACGAGTACGCCGCCGTCGTCGGCCCCAAACTCCGCGGCTGGTACGACCGCAAGCAGCTTCTCGAAGTCGGCGTCTCCATCGCCAACAGCGGACGCCGCTGGACCGGCCTCGACCGGCGCGAACAGGACCAGGGCCAGCACGACCAGGTCCGCACCGTCCTGTCCGTCTCCAGCGCCGGCATGCTCATCCGCCGCGACGTCTGGGACGAACTCGGCGGCTTCGACCGCGCGCTGCCCCTCATGCGCGACGACGTCGACCTGTGCTGGCGCGTGCACGCCGCCGGGCACCGCGTCCTCATCGCCCCCGACGCCGTCCTGCGGCACGCCGAGGCGTCCGCCCGCGAGCGCCGCACGGTCGACTGCGCGGGCCGCTCCGTCGTCAACCCGCACCGCGTCGACAAGGCCGGCGCCGCCTACACGATGCTCGTCAACGCGCGGGCCGCCGTCCTCCCGTACGTCCTGTTCCGCCTCGTCATCGGCACCCTGCTGCGCACCCTCGCCTATCTCGTCGGCAAGGCGCCCGGCCAGGCCATCGACGAGGTCATGGGCCTCTTCGGCACCCTGCTGCGGCCCGGACGGATCGTCAGCGGCCGCAAGGAGCGCGGCAAGGGCGTCGTGGAGGCGGCCGAACTGCGCCCCCTCTTCCCGCCCGCCGGCGCGACGATCCGCGTCACGGTCGAACAGGTCGCCGCCAGCCTCGGCGGCGACTCCGACTCCGACACCGGCGGCTCGCGCCACGGCGCCGTCGAGTCCGGCCCCGGGGGCGACGACGCCGACTTCATGGAGGTCGAGCAGTTCGCCCGGCTGAAGAAGCTGGTCCACAAGCCGGGCCCGGTCCTCTTCGCCGTCCTGCTGCTCGTCTCCGTCATCGCCTGCAGGGGCCTGTTCGGCGGCGGCGCGCTCGCGGGCGGGGCCCTGCTCCCGGCGCCCGCCGACGTCTCCGACCTGTGGTCCCGGTACGCCGACGGCTGGCACCCCGTCGGTACGGGGCTCACCGACACCGCGCCGCCCTACCTCGCCGTACTCGCGGCCCTGTCCGCGCTGTTCCTCGGCTCCACCGGCTTCGCGCTGACCCTGCTGCTGGTCTGCTCCGTACCGCTGGCCGGGATCACCGCCTACTTCGCCTCCCGGCCCCTGGTGCCGTCCCGGCTGCTGCGCGCCTGGGCGAGCGTCGCGTACGCCTTCCTGCCCGCCGCCACGGGCGCCCTGGCGACCGGGCGGCTCGGCACCGCCGTACTCGCCGTCCTGCTGCCGCTGATCGCCCGCGCCGCCGTCTCCGCGTACGGCATGCGCGAGGGCGCGCACGGCGAGAGCCGCGGCAGCTGGCGCGCCACCTGGGCGTACGCCTTCCTGCTCACCTTCGCGATGGCCTTCACCCCGGTCGTCTGGCCGGTGGCGGTCGTACTCGCCGTCGGCGTCCTCGCGCTGCGCAGGACCGACCTCAAGGCGTACGCGCCGCGCGTGCTCGCCGCGCTCGGCACGCCGATCCTGATGCTCGCGCCCTGGTCGCTGTCGCTGCTGTCCGACCCCGGCGCCCTCTTCCGCGAAGCGGGTCTCGAATTCGGTACGGGCTCGGCCTCCGCGCTCGACCTGCTCGGCATCAGCCCCGGCGGCCCGAAGGCGGCCGGCGGCATCCTCATGCTCGGCATCGTGCTGGCCGCGCTGGCGGCCCTGCTGCGCGCCGAGCGGCAGTTCGCGATCCGTACGGCCTGGGCCGCCGCGCTGGTCGCGCTGGTCTTCGCCGTCCTGTCCAACAACTCCGGCTGGGCCGGACCCGCCACCCTGCTCTACGGACTCGCGCTGATCGCGGCCGCCGTGCTCGGCGCCGACGGCGCCCGCATCCGGGTCGCCGAGCAGAGCTTCGGCTGGCGCCAGCCCGTCGCCGTCCTCATCGCCGCCGCCGCGGGCCTCGGCCCGCTGATCGTCGCCCTCGGCTGGATGATCGGCGGCGCCGCGGGCCCGCTGGAGCGCCGCGACCCGGTGCAGGTGCCCGCGTTCGTCGCCGAGGAGTCCGTCACCCGCGACCAGCCGCGCACCCTGGTCCTGGGCGGTACTTCGGCGGCCGAGGTGTCGTACTCCCTGGTCCGCGGCTCCGGCGCGCGGCTCGGCGACGCCGAGCTGACCGCGTCCGGCGGCGGGGACGAGCGGCTCGACAAGATCGTCGCCAATCTGGTCGCCGGCTCCGGCGCCGACCAGACCGACCACCTCAGCGGCTTCGCGATCCGGTACGTGCTCGTACGGGACGGAGTGCCCCGGCAGACGGGCCGCGTCCTGGACGCCACCCCGGGTCTGACCCGGCTCAGCCAGCTGGACGGCAGCGCGCTGTGGCGCGTGGACCGGCAGATCTCGCGGGCCACCATCGTCGACGGCAAGGGCGAGGGCGAGCCGCTGGCCGTCGCGTCCGCGCCCGTCGAGGCGCACACGAAGATCCCGGCGGGCGCCTCCGGGCGGATCCTGCGGATCGCGGACCGGGCCGCCGATGGCTGGCAGGCCACGCTCGACGGCAAGGTCCTCACGAAGAAGACCGTCGACGGCTGGGCGCAGGGCTTCGAGCTGCCGGCCGAGGGCGGCCGGCTCGACCTCACGTACGAGGACACCTTCACGCACACCGTGTGGATCTGGACGCAGATCGCGCTCGCCGTCGTCCTGCTGGTGCTCGCCCTGCCGGGGCGTCGCCGGGAGATCGACGACGACCTGCCCGAGGAGGAGCTGGACATCCCGGAGCAGCAGGGATCGGGCGAGGGACGCCGGGCGCGCAGGCTGCGCGCGGCGGCCGAGGCCGCGGCGGCCGAGACGGAGGCGGAGGCCGCGCGGGACACCGAGGGCGACGGGGCACCGCAGGCCGCGCCCGCCCCGTCGCGTACCCCCGAGTCCGCGCAGGCGCCGGAGTACGACACCGGGCAGCAGGCCCCCGTCCCGCCGCCGCCCCCGGTCGCCCCCGGCGCGCCGGAGGAGGGGTACGGGGCCGTGCCGCGGCAGCCGGCGTACGACGAGTGGGACCCGCGTACCTACGCGGGCGCGGACTACCCGCAGCAGGCACAGCAGGCACAGCAGGCACAGCAGGCACAGCAGGCACAGCAGGCACAGCAGGCACAGCAGGCACAGCAGACCCCGCAGGCGCAGCAGTACGGCGAGGGCCAGTACCAGCAGCCCTACCAGCAGCAGCAGTACGCCGCCGACCCGTACCAGCAGGGCGATTACCAGCAGGGCGACTACCCGCAGGGTGAGTACCAGCAGGGCCAGTACCAGGCCGGTGCCCCGTACCAGCAGGACGGGCAGCAGCAGTACGACGCGCCGTCCTACGACCCGTACGGCTACGCCCAGCAGCCGCCCTACCCCGACGGCCCCGAGAACGAACCGCGTCAGCGCCCCGACGGGAGCAGCAACCAGTGA
- a CDS encoding coenzyme F420-0:L-glutamate ligase, whose protein sequence is MTPPSYRVRALPGLPEVRPGDDLAKLIAAAGPALVDGDILLVTSKIVSKAEGRIVEATDREAAIDAESVRVVARRGALRIVENRQGLVMAAAGVDASNTAPGTVLLLPEDPDASARAIRDGLRDTLGADIGVIVTDTFGRPWRNGLTDVAIGAAGVRVLEDLRGATDAHGNPLSATIVALADELAAAGDLVKGKAENLPVAVVSGLAHLVAPGEATDPGARALVRVAADDMFRLGTSEAVREAVTQRRTVREFTDDPVDPGAVRRAVAAAVTAPAPHHTTPWRFVLLESEASRTRLLDAMRDAWIADLRRDGKSEESIAKRVRRGDVLRKAPYLVVPCLVTDGAHTYGDARRDTAEREMFVVATGAGVQNLLVALAGERLGSAWVSSTMFCRDVVREVLDLPEHWDPMGAVAVGRAAAPPKERPARSPESFIEVR, encoded by the coding sequence ATGACACCGCCCTCGTACCGGGTGCGCGCCCTGCCGGGGCTGCCGGAGGTCCGCCCGGGGGACGACCTCGCCAAGCTCATCGCCGCCGCCGGTCCCGCGCTGGTGGACGGGGACATCCTGCTGGTCACCTCGAAGATCGTCTCCAAGGCCGAGGGCAGGATCGTCGAGGCGACCGACCGCGAGGCGGCCATCGACGCGGAGAGCGTACGGGTGGTCGCGCGGCGCGGCGCCCTGCGCATCGTCGAGAACCGGCAGGGCCTGGTCATGGCCGCGGCCGGGGTCGACGCCTCCAACACCGCGCCGGGCACGGTCCTGCTGCTGCCCGAGGACCCGGACGCGTCGGCGCGGGCGATCAGGGACGGCCTGCGGGACACGCTCGGTGCGGACATCGGTGTGATCGTCACCGACACCTTCGGCCGGCCCTGGCGCAACGGTCTGACCGATGTCGCGATCGGCGCGGCGGGCGTCCGGGTCCTGGAGGACCTGCGCGGCGCTACGGACGCGCACGGCAATCCGCTGTCGGCCACCATCGTGGCTCTCGCGGACGAGCTGGCGGCCGCCGGTGACCTGGTGAAGGGCAAGGCCGAGAATCTGCCGGTGGCGGTGGTGAGCGGGCTCGCCCATCTCGTCGCGCCCGGCGAGGCGACGGACCCGGGCGCCCGCGCGCTGGTGCGGGTCGCGGCCGACGACATGTTCCGGCTCGGCACGTCCGAGGCCGTACGGGAAGCGGTGACCCAGCGGCGCACGGTCCGCGAGTTCACCGACGACCCGGTCGACCCGGGCGCGGTCCGCCGGGCGGTCGCGGCCGCGGTCACGGCGCCGGCCCCGCACCACACGACGCCCTGGCGCTTCGTCCTGCTGGAGTCCGAGGCGTCCCGCACCCGGCTGCTGGACGCCATGCGCGACGCCTGGATCGCCGATCTGCGCCGCGACGGCAAGTCCGAGGAGTCGATCGCCAAGCGCGTGCGGCGCGGGGACGTCCTGCGCAAGGCGCCGTACCTCGTGGTGCCGTGCCTGGTGACGGACGGCGCGCACACCTACGGCGACGCCCGGCGCGACACGGCGGAACGCGAGATGTTCGTCGTCGCCACGGGCGCCGGGGTGCAGAACCTGCTGGTGGCGCTGGCCGGGGAGCGGCTGGGCTCGGCGTGGGTCTCGTCCACCATGTTCTGCCGCGATGTCGTCCGGGAGGTGCTGGACCTGCCGGAGCACTGGGACCCGATGGGCGCGGTCGCGGTGGGCCGCGCCGCGGCCCCGCCGAAGGAACGTCCGGCGCGGTCGCCGGAGAGCTTCATCGAGGTGCGCTGA
- a CDS encoding cysteine dioxygenase — protein MNSDSDLQIAGDLLEVPHLLQPAREHPVTVAEFVGLARTLAADRDQWAPLVRYDAISRWYHRLRTGPGYEVWLLSWVPGQSTDPHDHGRSSGVLTVLEGRLTERSQHGDRTLAPGAQRILAPGHAHEVVNDALEPAVSLHIYYPGLTEMPTHPTDSVRATTPATAPAPAAATASAREKVVPA, from the coding sequence ATGAACAGCGACAGCGACCTTCAGATCGCCGGCGACCTCCTTGAGGTCCCGCATCTCCTCCAGCCGGCCCGGGAGCACCCGGTCACCGTGGCCGAATTCGTCGGCCTCGCCCGTACCCTCGCCGCCGACCGGGACCAGTGGGCGCCGCTGGTGCGCTACGACGCCATCAGCCGCTGGTACCACCGGCTGCGCACCGGGCCCGGCTACGAGGTCTGGCTGCTCTCCTGGGTGCCTGGGCAGAGCACCGACCCGCACGACCACGGCCGGTCCTCGGGCGTACTGACCGTGCTCGAAGGGCGGCTGACGGAGCGTTCGCAGCACGGCGACCGCACCCTGGCCCCCGGCGCGCAGCGGATCCTGGCCCCCGGCCACGCCCACGAGGTCGTCAACGACGCGCTGGAGCCCGCGGTGAGCCTGCACATCTACTACCCGGGGCTGACGGAGATGCCGACGCACCCGACGGACTCCGTCCGGGCCACCACCCCGGCCACCGCCCCTGCCCCCGCCGCGGCCACCGCTTCCGCGCGGGAGAAGGTCGTCCCCGCCTGA